One window from the genome of Alnus glutinosa chromosome 13, dhAlnGlut1.1, whole genome shotgun sequence encodes:
- the LOC133853988 gene encoding uncharacterized protein LOC133853988: MTVTRSSNQSDFQYDPEIERTLCRLRRESRRNSEENDLALDFLFASDSDLKEEEIMAGNRTLKELAAPDLNQQPLCITFPTLDATTTFELKSGLIHLLPTFHGLAGEDPHKHLKELHVVCTSMKPTRVTEEQIKLRAFSFSLKDSANDWFYYLPSGSITTWNEMKRLFLEKYFPASRASNIRKEICGVRQHNGESLHEYWERFKKLCASCPHHQINEQLLIQYFYEGLLPIDRNMIDASSGGALVDKTPEAARNLIANMTANSQQFGTRLDLPSKPINEVSISSLEQQIASLTSLVRQMAVGNMQTAKACRICSIVGHPTDMCPTLQEEPIEQVNAAGGFPRQPQRKYDPYSSTYNLGWRDHPNLSYGSPQVNQHATQNHPSYQQYKQPYPPRQQSGQISNSGMSSDDIVKSLATNTLQFQQETKASIQSLENQTRAGIQSLENQMGQMATAISKLEAQNSGKLPSQTVINPRENVSSIVLRSGKEVEIPVKATPASSEQEKGKNVVVDGDFPNDNDVPKRKFPPLSEYKPVPSFPQALTESRKYERNSDLYETFRRCEVNIPLLDAIKQVPRYAKFLKELCTHKREQKHKRYEKVRVGENVSAVIQRKLPAKCKDPGMFTIPCTIGNMRFEKAMADLGASINVMPYSIYASLKLRPLLKTGFVIQLADRSIAYPKGVVEDVLVQINDLVFSANFYVLDMENGDQTTPILLGRPFLKTSKAKIDVNSGTITMEFDGKIVKFNICDAIKYPDDDNPVYSVDVIDPLAQEVFELDGKMNWKFPLETVAVLNDFPKLQQSSNVTLPIYNERPLPSVLQAAPDLKTKAFQDKMIFRKELKIGQKVLLCQSQLRLFPVEIQSLATSKVIKVNGHRLKTFYEGFQIENVVKLDLEDPIYTD, translated from the exons atgactGTAACTCGATCTTCTAACCAAAGTGATTTTCAGTACGATCCAGAAATAGAAAGAACTTTGTGCAGGTTAAGGAGGGAATCTCGGAGAAATTCTGAAGAGAACGATCTGGCTCTTGACTTCCTATTTGCTAGCGATTCTGATTTAAAAGAGGAGGAAATCATGGCTGGAAATCGAACTTTGAAAGAGCTTGCTGCTCCTGATTTGAATCAACAACCTTTATGCATAACGTTCCCTACTTTGGATGCTACTActacttttgaattaaaatctggACTAATACATCTCTTGCCCACTTTTCATGGCCTCGCAGGTGAAGATCCTCACAAGCATTTAAAGGAGCTTCATGTGGTGTGCACGAGTATGAAACCCACAAGGGTAACTGAGGAGCAAATTAAATTGAGAGCCTTTTCGTTTTCTTTGAAAGATTCGGCTAATGATTGGTTTTATTATCTACCCTCCGGGAGTATTACCACATGGAACGAGATGAAGAGactatttttggaaaaatatttcccagctTCAAGGGCGTCCAACATTCGAAAAGAAATTTGTGGTGTAAGGCAGCACAACGGAGAGTCCCTACACGAATACTGGGaacgttttaaaaaattgtgtgcaAGTTGTCCCCATCACCAAATCAATGAGCAGTTACTCATCCAATATTTCTATGAGGGCCTTCTACCCATTGATAGGAACATGATTGATGCTAGTAGTGGAGGAGCTTTGGTGGATAAAACTCCCGAGGCCGCaagaaacttgattgcaaatatGACGGCCAACTCTCAACAATTTGGCACTAGGCTTGACCTTCCATCTAAGCCTATTAATGAGGTAAGTATTTCAtcccttgaacaacaaattgcaAGTCTGACTTCTCTTGTTCGACAAATGGCTGTAGGAAATATGCAAACGGCGAAGGCTTGTAGAATTTGTTCAATAGTAGGGCATCCAACCGATATGTGCCCAACTCTTCAAGAGGAGCCCATTGAGCAAGTGAATGCGGCAGGTGGTTTTCCTAGACAACCGCAAAGGAAATATGATCCCTATTCGAGCACGTATAACCTAGGATGGAGGGATCACCCCAATCTTAGCTATGGAAGTCCACAAGTAAACCAACACGCGACTCAAAACCACCCAAGTTATCAGCAATATAAGCAGCCATACCCTCCTAGACAACAATCGGGCCAAATTTCTAATTCTGGTATGTCCTCAGACGATATTGTTAAGTCTCTTGCCACTAACACTTTGCAATTTCAACAGGAGACGAAGGCCAGTATTCAAAGTTTGGAAAATCAGACAAGGGCCGGTATTCAAAGTTTGGAAAATCAGATGGGCCAGATGGCGACCGCAATTAGTAAGCTAGAGGCGCAAAATTCAGGAAAATTACCATCTCAAACGGTAATAAATCCAAGGGAAAATGTAAGTTCAATCGTTTTGAGAAGTGGTAAAGAGGTTGAGATTCCAGTAAAGGCAACCCCTGCATCGTCAGAgcaagaaaaggggaaaaacgTCGTTGTAGACGGGGATTTTCCCAATGACAATGACGTACCGAAGCGTAAGTTTCCACCTCTTTCTGAGTATAAACCAGTACCTTCTTTTCCTCAGGCTTTAACAGAATCTAGAAAATATGAGCGAAATTCAGATTTATATGAGACTTTTCGTAGATGCGAGGTAAATATTCCACTTTTAGATGCTATTAAACAAGTACCTCGTTATGCTAAATTCCTGAAAGAACTGTGCACACATAAGAgggaacaaaaacataaaagatatGAGAAGGTGAGAGTGGGGGAGAATGTTTCTGCAGTTATTCAGAGAAAACTCCCTGCGAAGTGCAAAGATCCAGGTATGTTTACTATCCCTTGTACGATAGGTAACATGAGATTTGAGAAGGCCATGGCAGATTTAGGAGCTTCCATCAATGTAATGCCATATTCTATTTATGCTTCTTTGAAACTTAGGCCTTTGCTTAAAACTGGTTTTGTAATTCAATTGGCTGATAGATCTATTGCCTATCCTAAGGGTGTAGTTGAGGATGTTCTTGTGCAAATTAATGATTTGGTTTTTTCTGCTAATTTCTatgtgcttgatatggaaaatggtGATCAAACTACTCCTATTTTGTTAGGAAGACCATTCTTGAAGACATCCAAAGCTAAGATAGATGTTAATAGTGGCACAATTACCATGGAATTTGATGGTAAAattgttaagtttaatatttgtgATGCCATAAAATATCCTGATGAtgataatcctgtttattctGTTGATGTGATTGATCCTTTAGCACAGgaagtttttgaacttgatggAAAGATGAATTGGAAGTTTCCATTA GAAACTGTTGCAGTGCTGAATGATTTTCCGAAGTTACAACAGTCAAGTAATGTTACGTTACCAATTTATAATGAGAGGCCTTTACCCTCTGTTTTGCAAGCCGCTCCTGATTTGAAGACGAAGGCTTTTCAAGACAAGATGATCTTTAGGAAGGAGTtaaaaattggtcaaaaagtccttctGTGCCAATCACAGCTTCGTTTGTTTCCGG TTGAAATTCAAAGTTTAGCAACTTCCAAAGTGATCAAGGTGAATGGCCATAGACTTAAGACTTTTTATGAAGGTTTTCAAATAGAGAATGTGGTAAAATTGGATCTTGAGGATCCAATTTATACTGATTGA